The segment CTGTCCATGTCTgcgtctttctctctctgcaggaCAGTACGAGCCAGATCAGGTCCTGTATTTAAGGGCGTGTGTAAAAACTTTTCCAGATCTCAGGGTCATGGATTCATCCGTCCTACGCATGGAGGAGAGGACATCTTCGTTCACATTTCTGAGTGAGTCTTCCTCACCAAGCACACCGTCCTTCACTTTAAGCAATCTCTGCTGACTCCTCTAGAGCTAGTGGCCGTCGCTTTGGGGCAAACTATGTCGTGTCCTCGTTTCTCAGCGCTAGATTGTCATTTTCCTTGCGGTAACATTCCAGTTGCTTCATAATCCTGGAAATTCATTTTCTTgaattttacaagaaaatgtaaaattcagaGAGTGAATCTATCTTTGTCACCTATTTACTTTCATGGTTTTCAACGGACTTTGGGGAAATATTGTGCGCTGTACTTTTTCTGCGATTCCAGTAGTTGCTTTCCATTACCATTGTGCTCAAaactagggctgttgtaaaaataaattttagtaatcgagtactctatagaatatttttacgATTAATCGCGTAAtcagatctctctctctctcctctctctctttctctccctcgtACACCCGCAGCGCTCTTCCTACCGTTCGCTCCAAAACACTGAGGACGCGGTTCCGAGAGCTGAAAAACTGTCCTACTCCAAACATCGGCCCACACAATTTAAGAATGCTTATTTCTCCCCAAAACCTCTGAAAACGCCAGGCAATTCAGCGTCATGTTGCTAGCACTTAGCAACAACTCATAGGCGGAAGTGACTGCGCTGCCCACCAAAAATAATgacccggccggaacacggcgcgctaaataataaaacataatttaacgaggcttcgaggcagatacattttcctcgaggaattttaataatcgaggtactcgaatcactcgaggaatcgtttcagctctaCTCAAAACTAagtattgtaaatatttttgcttttaaaatgaacagacCTGATCAACTTGGTGGGAGATGAGAGTAAGCAACATTATATAATTTAAGAGTAACAGGTCTCTCAAAGTGAGCTTGGGAATGGACTCTTTGTAATCGCACAGCTTCAGATCCATTCTCAGGTGAAAAGGTCTATTCAAGCTGGGCCTTTGACTTTTATGCAGGTCTTATTTTATCGTAATTTCTCCCCTCTGGACAGCATTGACGGGGAGTACGTGCCTATGGAAGGAGACGAGGTCACATACAAGGTGTGTCCGATCCCGCCCAAGAACCAGAAAGTCCAGGCTGTGGAAGTGGTCATCACCCACCTGAACCCGGGCACCAAGCACGAGACCTGGTCGGGTCAGATCATCAGCTCCTAGACAAGCGCTTCGGGCGTCACGGCGAGAACGTAACGGAGGATTagggtttttttaattttaggctttatgtttttgtggtgTGGCAGATAGGGCAATCTGAGCTTTCTGAGAGGTACAAGCAGGGCCACAGATGTTTTGGTACGGAGGGCGAAGTGCGCCGTTAGGCTTGAAGTTAAGCATTGAATgtatctgaatgtttttctagTGAAGGTTTATGGGGTCGTCTGTAGGATTTACGTATTTTACGTCAAAGCCTCGAGTTCGGAAAGTAACACCACAAACGTTACTCATTTCACCTCGATAGGACGTGTGTTAGTTGGTTTTGAGGATGTGATGTCTCGGTTTATTTGGGACGTGTGAAAGAGGCCAAAACGAGCTCAGATCAAACGGGAAACGGTTTTGGCTCATTGACTGCCAGTGGGAACCATGTGACTTACAAATTCAAGGGACCAGCTTGCTAGagctattttcttttactttcatgCTGGAAACTGGCGCACACTGTGCTgccaaatctaaaaaaaataaattaaacacacacaatatatacccttctgttttttctgtttacagacTGCATGTTGTAGGGAGAAAAAACTAGTTGTTTTCACggatgctctttttttttcttctaacatTACAAGAACATATTCATAAGTCAAAACCTTTGCAAGGTTGTTCTTTATGCCGGTAAACCACCAACCGAGTGCACTCACACAAGCAGTTTGGTTTCACAGACATCCTGTTTGTTCTAAAGACGTTTTGGCCTCAGCAGCTGGGTCGAGCTTGACAGTTTAGGAAAAGTTCTTTCAGTATTGTAGCACTTTCTGTTAGTAGATAAGGGCGGAGGTCCAGTTTCATTGTAGCCAGGTCCTATGACGGTCACATGTTTTCTGTGGTAGAGATGGTATAATGTTGTTAGCCTGCCACTGGAAAACAAGGCCAGAGGGTTTAGGTTTGAGGGAGGAACATGGCGACGGTAACAGGTCCTGGGTAAGGGTAGGAGATGAAGTGAAGGATCGAGCAGTGATGCAGCTATTTAGGGAATGTAAGGAAGAAATACAAAGTTTCAAGTCAGCACATTGCAAACCATTGCTCACAACCTGAAAGTGAACTGAAAAGAAATAGTTTGAGATTTTGAAGAAACATACGGTTTTGTTGGAGGAAGTTACCTTAGCTGCTAGGTCGCTTTGTAGCAGCTataggggtgtcaaactccagtcctcaagggccgctgtcctgcagtttatagaagtgccacaggtacaaaacactggaatgaaatggcttcattacctcctccttgtgtagatcagttctgcagagccttaatgacctaattattctattcaggtggtgcagcagaggcacatctaaaagttgcagggcagtggccctccaggcctggagttaGACACCTGTGGAGCTGCCTATGGCTAGTTTAAGCTAACTATGTCTAGTTTAAGCTAACTATGTCTAGTTTAAGCTAACTATGTCTAGTTTAAGCTGCCCATGGCTAGTTAGCTTAGtttaacataacatttaaaactctaaaaatattattttgaattaataatACCAGAAACTTAGCTTAATGTCTCAtctttaatcaataaaataatacattaagcTAAGCTAGCTAGCTGGAAATAAAAGTCAATATAAAgttcaaatggaaaatattggCCTTTTCTGAACATTAGGcacattcaataaaaacaaacaaaatgtcatcataaagcagaaaaatgtcttattgtcatttttttcaacTTGGTAGAAGAAAACAGCTAAGCTGAGTTTAGCAGCAGAAGTCAGAGTATTTTACGCACAACAGCAAACCGTTGCGTATTGTGAACATCAGACACATTAACACATAGAACTCAGTATCATTTTGAACCAGAAACTGACCATAGCATTGAATCTTTTATTGTTAGAAGAtaatgctaagctaagctaactgcCCAGCCATTTACACATGTTCTACAGCAAATAGGAAAAGAAGTCTTTTTTGATCATCTACCACATATAAACATAGTATTTTTAGATATCATTTGGAATCTCAAACTGAGCATAGTGTTTGATATTTAATTGACAAAGCAAACAGCGTAGTGTTGCTAAGTTAATTAGCTGCTTTATGTAGcgtatataaaatgtaaaagcagctatttttgtttagttcttGCCAAGTCAGCAAATAAGCATATTTCACAAATTGCTGAACTAGTTCTGACACATtgttgctgaaagaaaacagctgttctggttttaataaaaaaatttttttaaatcttgatttCCTGACATTGTTACAGCATTACGTACATCTTACGTTTTCTAattgttacaataaaaaatagacacatttttaatttgtaccttaaaataataaacaccagatttttttcttgtctgtttttttttttttttggaagtttcTTATGTCATATAAAGACTGTgaaacagacaataaaaacacaggtaAAGCTTCCAgatgtaaggaaaaaaaatatttatttatgtacttatttattttcatttgtaactatgaaaaaaaattggtttagCAATTAAACACTGTATTTCTATgtctttgtgtaattttaagCTGTTTAAAACGCTGCACATCTCACTCTGATGATCCTTCCCTGCTAAAATCTCCTTCCTACTGTCAtgttatcttaaaaaaaagaaaaaaaactcaacacaaTTTTCTAATTTCTACTTTATCTTTGCCTAACTTTTAATAACTGAATGATGTCCAAGATGGTGACTTTCGCCAAGTTCTTTACGAGTTGTATGTTTAGTTGAGAATGTTCTAATTCAGTTTCATCATGCAGTAACCCAGGCGACGCCTGTAGAGGGAGCTGTTGTCTCATCTCTCATCCTTCCTGGAGTTCTCACTTTTAGAGTGATCTAGTATTACAGTTGCACTCTTTATCTGTTGGATGTCTGTACTGTGGAGAGAAACAAGTCTGATTGTGTTTTTGGagcacttttatttgttttaattttttttttgtcagatcaCTGTGATATTTGTCGTTTCTTGTTTAAACGTTAAATAAAGCTTACAGCTGCATACACAGAAGTGTGTTTGAGCAATATTTCCAGGTACTCTGTCAGCGTCAAGACACTCGAGCAAATATTCTGTAGTTGTATCCTTATATTGTCGCTTCACAACAAACATGATTTCAAGGCGCCTTACAGGGAAAACAGGTTTGTTTCATACCGAGTTGTCCATCCTGTTCCTTTACCGTCCACTAGAGGACGTCGTTgtacaaataattttgcatGCACAActtgcaaaattcactttttgcatgtATCTGTACGACCATATTTGTATCTCCTG is part of the Xiphophorus couchianus chromosome 10, X_couchianus-1.0, whole genome shotgun sequence genome and harbors:
- the LOC114152281 gene encoding cold shock domain-containing protein C2-like, producing MSGTDPSLPTDPQLPLTSPRTPLQLSFPFLREGSRVWERERKPPQPGELPSPLPTKRTRTYSATVRARSGPVFKGVCKNFSRSQGHGFIRPTHGGEDIFVHISDIDGEYVPMEGDEVTYKVCPIPPKNQKVQAVEVVITHLNPGTKHETWSGQIISS